The Sediminicola sp. YIK13 genomic sequence GACGATATCGAACGTATCAACCGTAGATTGGGAACCAAGATTAAACTCATTTTATCCGGGCACACCCATGGTGGGCAAATAACTTTTTTTGGAAAAATTTTATATACTCCTGGCGGGAGTGGCAGGTATGTTAAAGGTTGGTATGAAAGTAAAGAGACGAAAATGTATGTGTCCAAAGGAATAGGCACAAGCGTAATTCCGGTAAGATTCGGTGCAAGGGCCGAGGCCTCTATATTTTATATCTGAATTATTGCTGGGAATGTAGGGCCAACCTATTGCCTTCCGTATCTATGAACAATGCCATAAAACCATGCCCCCCACCTATCTCTTTTTTGGCTTGAATTATTTTTCCACCCGCTTTTTCAATCTTTCCGAGTGGCACGGAAACATCCTTGCATGAAAAATAAAGTAAGGGTCCAGCTTTTTCACTGGGTTCATACATTTCGTGCTGCACCAAAGATCCTGAAGTACCTGATTTTCCTGATGCATAGGGGAACCAGCCCATTTTTATAACCCCCACATCGTGCACTTCTATGGTAATGTCAAACACGGCTTCATAAAACTTTTTGGCACGCTCCATGTTTGTTACGGGAATCTCAAACCAACCTATCATATTGTGTTCCATAACTAGCTTTTTTCAAGTAAAACTTTTAGATCTCCCAAACCTTCTTCAAAATCCTTCCCCACCATTTTGTCCATATTCATAAAAAGTGACATTACGGTCATTGGAAAAGCATTTCTACCCTTAAACCCCCAAATTACTTTGGTGTTGTTGGGAGAAACCTCCTCTGCGATCAAATAGCAGTCCGAGGTTGATTTAAAAGGCTTCATAAAGCGCAGCTCGCCTTCCATCCGTTCCCCTTCAACAATTTTGGTGATCTCCTGCTCCCCTTCCCCTACTTTCTTTCCTTTCCAGTAACTTATCGCTCCAACTTCCCCATCCGTTCCGGTAAATCTCTTTTCCATATCCGGCTCCTTTTTATCCCATGGGGACCACTTTTGTTGGTTTTTCAAATACTTCAAATACTCAAAAACCTCCGCTTTTGGCTTGGAAATTTCTATTGACCTGGAAACATCATAATGCTTGGGTCCTAAAATAGATAGCACAACAATTAAAAGTACGATCGCTAGAATAATATATAGTATAGTGGTCATAGGTTCTTATGGTTTAGTTGTACTTAAATATAGTGAATATTTGTTATTTATTGCTGTAGTAACGCTCTAGGATGTCGTCTATACTTTTGATGGATTTTTTTGTCCAGTCCAGCATTTTTTCCATCTTTTCCTCCTCAGTTAGTTGCCATGGGAGCTCCCCATTTCTCAAATTAGAGGTCAGCTGCTGTAGGATGATTGCTGCAGATACAGAAATATTGAGGCTTTCGGTAAAGCCCACCATGGGAATCTTGAGAAAGCCATCTGCATTCTTCATCACCTCCTCGCTCAAACCATCTCTTTCGGTGCCGAAAAAAAGGGCAGTCTTTCCCGTCAATGTAAACTCATCCAGGAAACAGGAATCATTATGGGGCGTAGTCGCAATAATTTTATACCCCTTATTTTTAAGAATCGAGAGACAATCTTTTGTGTTGTTGTACCGATGTACATCTACCCATTTCTGGGCTCCCATAGCTATTTCGGAATCAAGACTTTGTCCATACCTACTTCCTATTAGGTGCACCCCTTGCACTCCAAAA encodes the following:
- a CDS encoding TrmH family RNA methyltransferase codes for the protein MMDEQLLSYLEEFITPERKAKFIKILEQRTNYLTVAVEDVYQMHNTSAVVRSCDIFGVQGVHLIGSRYGQSLDSEIAMGAQKWVDVHRYNNTKDCLSILKNKGYKIIATTPHNDSCFLDEFTLTGKTALFFGTERDGLSEEVMKNADGFLKIPMVGFTESLNISVSAAIILQQLTSNLRNGELPWQLTEEEKMEKMLDWTKKSIKSIDDILERYYSNK
- a CDS encoding SRPBCC family protein, whose protein sequence is MTTILYIILAIVLLIVVLSILGPKHYDVSRSIEISKPKAEVFEYLKYLKNQQKWSPWDKKEPDMEKRFTGTDGEVGAISYWKGKKVGEGEQEITKIVEGERMEGELRFMKPFKSTSDCYLIAEEVSPNNTKVIWGFKGRNAFPMTVMSLFMNMDKMVGKDFEEGLGDLKVLLEKS
- a CDS encoding VOC family protein; translation: MEHNMIGWFEIPVTNMERAKKFYEAVFDITIEVHDVGVIKMGWFPYASGKSGTSGSLVQHEMYEPSEKAGPLLYFSCKDVSVPLGKIEKAGGKIIQAKKEIGGGHGFMALFIDTEGNRLALHSQQ